In Morganella morganii, the following are encoded in one genomic region:
- a CDS encoding GNAT family N-acetyltransferase — protein MSQINAFGQTVGDIVPDWTARPYPARISAEGRHCRIDPLSPSHADDLYRAFSLAPDGRYWTWLPDEPPVDLNEYRARTEKNAQSSDPLFFTITDKHTGKAVGLFSLMRTDEKNGVTEVGHVHFSPLLSGTVMSTEAHWLLMKYVFDTLGYRRYEWKCDSLNAPSRNAALRLGFQYEGCFRQARVVKGRTRDTEWFSITDREWPLVNHALEQWLSADNFTPDGKQIRSLASLRDAA, from the coding sequence ATGAGTCAGATAAATGCATTCGGACAAACTGTCGGTGATATCGTTCCGGACTGGACCGCCCGCCCTTACCCTGCCCGCATCAGTGCGGAAGGCCGTCACTGCCGGATCGATCCGCTGAGCCCGTCCCATGCGGATGACCTGTACCGGGCATTTTCACTCGCCCCTGACGGGCGTTACTGGACCTGGCTGCCGGATGAACCACCGGTCGATCTGAATGAATACCGCGCCCGTACCGAAAAAAATGCACAATCGTCGGATCCGCTGTTTTTCACGATTACGGATAAGCACACCGGCAAAGCCGTTGGCCTGTTTTCCCTGATGCGGACTGATGAGAAAAACGGCGTCACGGAAGTCGGTCATGTGCATTTTTCCCCGCTGCTCAGCGGCACGGTGATGTCAACAGAAGCCCACTGGCTGCTGATGAAATATGTATTTGATACCCTCGGTTACCGCCGTTATGAATGGAAATGTGACAGCCTCAATGCACCGTCCCGCAATGCGGCACTGCGCCTGGGTTTTCAGTATGAAGGCTGTTTCCGTCAGGCGCGGGTTGTCAAAGGCCGCACCCGTGACACCGAATGGTTTTCCATTACTGACCGTGAATGGCCGCTGGTTAACCACGCCCTGGAACAGTGGCTGTCAGCGGATAATTTCACACCGGACGGTAAACAGATCCGCTCCCTGGCATCCCTGCGTGATGCAGCATGA